The proteins below come from a single Bacteroidota bacterium genomic window:
- a CDS encoding ABC transporter permease, which produces MRLKWKLFIASMKMLLRQKEAILWSLVLPLFMILLFSFVRFDGIGRVELGIVNEAGVQASRLLTALSEVKTLKMYEGERETELQLLKKGERAIVLVVPSAYQPSAALEITAFTSEAKPQESQLGLLILQRVLDEITFAERGEAGRARLAVHAVESRNLTYFDFVAPGILSMSIMQLGIFGVAFGFVSMKKRGILRRLFVTPINPNDFIISSVAMRLVLVMMQIVIMTLVPYFFLDLHFIGSFWRMFVVGMVGAIVFLALGFAIAGTSKSEDQVAPLANIIAMPMMLLSGIFFSRDSLPGFVRSVVDLLPLSYLADAMRSIAIDDATLVQILPQLGGLGAWSVISIIIAVKMFRWE; this is translated from the coding sequence ATGCGTCTCAAATGGAAATTGTTCATCGCATCAATGAAGATGCTTCTGCGCCAGAAGGAGGCGATTCTCTGGTCGCTTGTGCTGCCATTGTTCATGATACTCCTCTTCAGTTTTGTTCGTTTCGACGGTATCGGGCGTGTGGAACTTGGCATTGTCAATGAAGCCGGCGTGCAAGCGTCAAGGTTGCTGACCGCCTTGAGCGAGGTCAAAACGCTGAAGATGTACGAGGGCGAGAGAGAGACGGAACTTCAATTACTGAAAAAGGGGGAACGGGCCATCGTGCTTGTCGTGCCGTCGGCGTATCAACCCAGTGCCGCGCTCGAGATAACAGCCTTCACGAGTGAAGCGAAGCCTCAGGAATCGCAATTGGGCTTACTGATTCTGCAGAGAGTGCTTGATGAAATCACGTTTGCCGAACGCGGTGAAGCCGGACGTGCCAGGCTTGCTGTACACGCTGTGGAAAGCCGCAATCTCACATATTTCGATTTCGTCGCCCCCGGCATTCTCTCGATGTCGATCATGCAACTCGGTATTTTCGGCGTTGCGTTCGGCTTCGTTTCGATGAAAAAACGGGGTATCCTCCGCCGCTTGTTTGTCACGCCCATCAACCCGAACGATTTCATCATTTCATCTGTTGCCATGCGTCTTGTACTTGTCATGATGCAAATTGTGATTATGACGCTTGTTCCCTACTTCTTTCTCGATCTGCATTTCATCGGCAGTTTCTGGAGGATGTTCGTTGTCGGCATGGTCGGCGCCATCGTCTTTCTTGCCCTTGGCTTCGCCATAGCGGGTACGAGCAAGAGCGAAGATCAGGTTGCTCCGCTTGCCAATATTATTGCGATGCCCATGATGCTGCTGTCGGGTATTTTCTTCAGCCGCGACTCGCTGCCCGGGTTTGTCCGTTCGGTTGTGGATCTTCTCCCGCTTTCATATCTGGCCGATGCGATGCGTTCCATCGCAATCGATGATGCAACTCTTGTCCAGATTCTGCCGCAACTTGGCGGGTTGGGTGCATGGTCTGTCATTTCTATTATTATCGCGGTGAAGATGTTTCGTTGGGAGTGA